GAATATATCCTGACCCTGTCCTGCCTGGACCACCGCGGCATCGTGCTGCGCGTCTCGGGTTTCCTGGCCGAACATGGCTGCAACATCATCGACTCGGCCCAGTTCGGCGATCCGGAATCGAAGCTGTTCTTCATGCGCGTGCATTTCGCGCTGGAAGACGACGCGATGTCCGACGAACTGCTGCGCGCCGGCTTCGGCTCGCTGTGCGCCGACCTGGGCGCGGAAGGCGCGCTGCACGACGCTCGCGTCAAGCCGCGCGTGCTGATCATGGTGTCCAAGATCGGTCACTGCCTCAACGACCTGCTGTTCCGCTACCGCAGCGGCCTGCTGCCGGTGGAGATTCCGGCCATCGTGTCGAACCACATGGACTTCTACCAGCTCGCGGCCAGTTACAATATCCCCTTCCACCACTTGCCGCTCGAGGCCGGTGCCAGCGAATCGGCCAAGCTCGCCCAGGAGGCGCGCATCATCGAATTGCTGGGCACCCACCGTATCGACCTGGTCGTGCTGGCGCGCTACATGCAGATCCTGTCGCCGGGGCTGTGCGAAGCCTTGAAGGGCAGGGCGATCAATATCCACCATTCGTTCCTGCCCAGCTTCAAGGGCGCGCGTCCGTATGCGCAGGCGCACCGCCGCGGCGTGAAGCTGATCGGCGCGACGGCCCACTTCGTCACGGGCGACCTGGACGAAGGCCCGATCATCGAGCAGGACGTCGAGCGCGTCGACCACGCCATGCGCCCGGAACAGCTGACGGCCATCGGCCGCGACGTCGAGAGCGTCGTGCTGGCCCGTGCGGTCAAGTGGTTCGTGGAGCACCGCATCCTGCTGAACGGCGACAAGACCGTCGTGTTCAGCTGACCACTTTAGACTGAAAGACTGGCTTCAATGGCCCTGAAAGCAACGATTTACAAGGCAGACCTGAGCATTGCGGACATGGACCGCAACTATTACCAGGAGCACGCGCTCACGATCGCGCGGCATCCGTCGGAAACCGACGAGCGGGTGATGATCCGCCTGCTCGCCTTCGCCCTGCATGCCGACCCTCTGCTTACCTACGGCAAGGACCTGTTCGACGTCGAGGAGCCGGCACTGTGGCTCAAGGACCTCACGGGTGCCATCGACCTCTGGATCGAGGTGGGCCAGCCCGACGAACGCCGCCTCATGAAGGCGGCCGGCCGCGCCGACCACGTGGTCGTGTACAGCTACAGCGCCACCAGCAACATCTGGTTCAAGGGCCTGGCCAGCAAGCTCGAACGCACGAAGAAAATTTCCATCATCAACATCCCGGCCGAGACCAGCGCCCAGCTGGAGCAGATGGCCCAGCGCTCGATGCAGCTGCAATGCACGATCCAGGACGGCCAGGTGTGGCTGACGGACGGGCAGCAGACCGTGCAGGTCGAGCGCGAGACGCTCATGGCCGAGCGCTGATCCGTTCTTTTTGACTGGACAATTTGTCCGGGGGCGCGTATGCACACGCCGGCGCATACGCGGCTATAATCGGACCATGCCGATCCGTTCGATAACAGTCCGTGTGCGCTTCGTCTGGCTGGCACTGTGCGCCGTGCTGCTGAACGCGCTCGCGCCGACGGTCTCGCATGCGCTGGCCATGAGCCGGCCGGCGATCCCGGTCGACGTCTGCAGTGTCGATGGCGGCGCACCGTTCGCCGCCGCGGCCGCGCTGCTCATGCAGGACGGGCACGGCGACATGAGCCTGGCGGGCGACTGCGGCTACTGCCTCACGCACGCGGGCAGCCACGGCCTGCCGCCACCCGTGCACGCGCCGCTGGCGCTCGTGCACGGCACGGCGCCCCGTCCTTTCCTGTTCCACCACGCGCCCCGTCCGCTGGCTGTCTGGATCGCGGCCGTCCCGCGCGGTCCGCCTGTCTTCGCCTGACTTTTTATTCCGGTGTTCACGCACCGTTTATCCATTTCTGTCAGGTGAAGTCATGTATCGTAAATTCCTTATGCTGGCCGCGGCCAGCCTCGTTACCACGTCCGCGGCATTCGCCCAGGTGACCGTCGGCGATCCGTGGATCCGCGCCACTGTGCCGGCCCAGAAGACGGCCGGCGCCTTCATGCAACTGCGCTCGCCCAAGGCCACGCGCCTCGTCGAGGTCCAGACCCCCGTTGCCGGCCGCGCCGAAGTCCACCAGATGGGCATGGAGGGCCAGACCATGCGCATGCAAAAGGTCGACGGCATCGACCTGCCCGCCGGCCAGACCGTCAACCTGGCGTCCGGCGGCTACCACGTCATGCTGTTCGACCTGAAGCGGCAGCTCAAGGACGGCGAGCAGGTGCCGCTGACCCTGACGTTCGTGGGCGCCGACAAGAAACGCGAGAACGTCACCGTGCAGGTGCCGGTCAAACCGCTGACGTACACCGCGGCACACTGACGGGAGCGCACGATGAAAACATTTCTGTTCGCCGCCTTGTGCGCGGCGCCGCTGGCGCACGCCCATATCACCATCGCCCCGGCCAGCGCGCCGGCCGGTGCCTATCAGACCATCGTGTTCAAGGTCGGCCACGGCTGCGACGGCAGCGCCACGACCGGCATCACGGTGCTTCTGCCTGACGGCGTGACGGCGAAGCCCATGCCCAAGCCGGGCTGGACCATCAACCTCGTCGAAGGCAAGCTCGCGACGCCGCTGCAAATCCACGGCAAGACGATCACGAGCGCCGTGCGCGAGATCGCCTGGCGCGGCGGACCGCTGCCGGATGCGTACTACGACGAATTCACGCTGCAGGCCAAGCTGCCGGACCTGCCTGCCCGCTACGTGTTCAAGGTCGGCCAGCAGTGCGAGAAGGGCCGCACGGACTGGAGCGACGTCGATCCCGCATCGAAGACGCCCGCGCCGGTGCTGGAGGTCATGCCGGCCGCGATGCCGCCGCACCATCACTGAGGTGCGCATGCGACTCAACCATCATCGCCTTGCGCTC
This genomic stretch from Massilia putida harbors:
- a CDS encoding YcnI family copper-binding membrane protein, which translates into the protein MKTFLFAALCAAPLAHAHITIAPASAPAGAYQTIVFKVGHGCDGSATTGITVLLPDGVTAKPMPKPGWTINLVEGKLATPLQIHGKTITSAVREIAWRGGPLPDAYYDEFTLQAKLPDLPARYVFKVGQQCEKGRTDWSDVDPASKTPAPVLEVMPAAMPPHHH
- a CDS encoding copper chaperone PCu(A)C — protein: MYRKFLMLAAASLVTTSAAFAQVTVGDPWIRATVPAQKTAGAFMQLRSPKATRLVEVQTPVAGRAEVHQMGMEGQTMRMQKVDGIDLPAGQTVNLASGGYHVMLFDLKRQLKDGEQVPLTLTFVGADKKRENVTVQVPVKPLTYTAAH
- a CDS encoding YaeQ family protein; this translates as MALKATIYKADLSIADMDRNYYQEHALTIARHPSETDERVMIRLLAFALHADPLLTYGKDLFDVEEPALWLKDLTGAIDLWIEVGQPDERRLMKAAGRADHVVVYSYSATSNIWFKGLASKLERTKKISIINIPAETSAQLEQMAQRSMQLQCTIQDGQVWLTDGQQTVQVERETLMAER
- the purU gene encoding formyltetrahydrofolate deformylase; its protein translation is MYPEYILTLSCLDHRGIVLRVSGFLAEHGCNIIDSAQFGDPESKLFFMRVHFALEDDAMSDELLRAGFGSLCADLGAEGALHDARVKPRVLIMVSKIGHCLNDLLFRYRSGLLPVEIPAIVSNHMDFYQLAASYNIPFHHLPLEAGASESAKLAQEARIIELLGTHRIDLVVLARYMQILSPGLCEALKGRAINIHHSFLPSFKGARPYAQAHRRGVKLIGATAHFVTGDLDEGPIIEQDVERVDHAMRPEQLTAIGRDVESVVLARAVKWFVEHRILLNGDKTVVFS
- a CDS encoding DUF2946 domain-containing protein, with product MPIRSITVRVRFVWLALCAVLLNALAPTVSHALAMSRPAIPVDVCSVDGGAPFAAAAALLMQDGHGDMSLAGDCGYCLTHAGSHGLPPPVHAPLALVHGTAPRPFLFHHAPRPLAVWIAAVPRGPPVFA